Within the Corallococcus exiguus genome, the region ATGAGCGCGCCGCCCGCGAGCAGCGACGGCGTGAGCGGCTCGCCCAGCAGCGCCACGCCCAGCGTCACCGCCACCAGCGTGTCCAGGAGCGCCATGGCGCCCAGCGCCGCCAGCGAGATGCGCGGCAGCAGCCAGTACAGGCACTGGTAGGTGAGCACCGTCCCGCCCAGCGCCAGGTACAGGAGCGCCCCAATCGCCTTCGGTGTCCAGTGCGCCGGCTGGTTCCACTCCAGCATCGCGGACGCGGAGAGCAGCAGCACCGCGCTGCTCAACGTCTGCACCAACGTCAGCAGGTGCGGCGGTACGTGCGTCATGTGCCGGCGCACCAGCACGTTGGCCACCGCCACCACCGACGCCGCGAACAGCGTCATCGCGCAGCCCAGCAGCACCTGCCCGGAGAAGCTGAGTGACACCAGCTCCTTGTACTGGAGCGCCACCACGCCCGTCAGGCCCAGCGCCGCGGCGAAGAGCTTGCTCCCGGTGAGCGGTTGGTCCGGAAACACGAAGCGGCCCACCATCAGCAGCCACACCGGGAAGGTGGAGAAGAGGAGCGCGGACCAGCTGGAGGGAATCCACTGTTGCGCCACGAAGAGCAGCCCGAAGGGCACCGCCAGCTGGAGCACGCCCAGCCCCGCGATGCGCCACCCGGTGCCGCCCCCCAGCGCCGTCCCGCGCGAGCGCGCGAAGGGCAACAGCGCCACCCCGGCCACGAGCATGCGCGTGCCCACGAAGCGCAGGGGCGGCAGGTCCTCCAGCCCCACCTTCACGGCGGCCCACGTGGAGCCCCAGAGGATGAAGCAGGTGGCGTAGGCGAGGGACACC harbors:
- a CDS encoding DMT family transporter, coding for MSSVTVVPPAVKPAPRWKVSLAYATCFILWGSTWAAVKVGLEDLPPLRFVGTRMLVAGVALLPFARSRGTALGGGTGWRIAGLGVLQLAVPFGLLFVAQQWIPSSWSALLFSTFPVWLLMVGRFVFPDQPLTGSKLFAAALGLTGVVALQYKELVSLSFSGQVLLGCAMTLFAASVVAVANVLVRRHMTHVPPHLLTLVQTLSSAVLLLSASAMLEWNQPAHWTPKAIGALLYLALGGTVLTYQCLYWLLPRISLAALGAMALLDTLVAVTLGVALLGEPLTPSLLAGGALILTAAALANRDEAPEAKVPPEAPPAG